A DNA window from Vicugna pacos chromosome 36, VicPac4, whole genome shotgun sequence contains the following coding sequences:
- the PGAM2 gene encoding phosphoglycerate mutase 2 yields the protein MSAHHRLVMVRHGESTWNQENRFCGWFDAELSEKGAEEAKRGAHAIKDAKMEFDICYTSVLKRAIRTLWTILDGTDQMWLPVVRTWRLNERHYGGLTGLNKAETAAKHGEEQVKIWRRSFDIPPPPMDEHHPYYSSISKERRYAGLKPGELPTCESLKDTIARALPFWNDEIAPQIKAGKRVLIAAHGNSLRGIVKHLEGMSDQAIMELNLPTGIPIVYELDQALKPTKPMRFLGDEETVRKAMEAVAAQGKAK from the exons ATGTCCGCCCACCACCGCCTGGTGATGGTTCGGCACGGCGAGAGCACCTGGAACCAGGAGAACCGCTTCTGCGGCTGGTTCGACGCAGAGCTGAGCGAGAAGGGGGCCGAGGAGGCCAAGAGGGGCGCGCACGCCATCAAGGATGCGAAGATGGAATTTGACATCTGCTACACGTCGGTGCTCAAGCGGGCCATCCGCACCCTCTGGACCATCCTGGACGGGACGGACCAGATGTGGCTGCCCGTGGTGCGCACCTGGCGCCTCAACGAGCGGCACTACGGGGGCCTCACCGGCCTCAACAAGGCGGAGACGGCGGCCAAGCACGGGGAGGAGCAGGTGAAGATCTGGAGGCGCTCCTTCGACATCCCCCCGCCCCCCATGGACGAGCACCACCCCTACTACAGCTCCATCAGCAAG GAGCGGCGGTACGCGGGCCTGAAGCCCGGGGAGCTGCCCACCTGCGAGAGCCTCAAGGACACGATCGCCCGGGCCCTGCCTTTCTGGAACGACGAGATCGCCCCCCAGATCAAGGCCGGCAAGAGAGTGCTGATCGCAGCGCACGGGAACAGCCTGCGGGGGATCGTCAAGCACCTGGAAG GGATGTCGGACCAGGCCATCATGGAGCTGAACCTGCCCACCGGCATCCCCATCGTGTACGAGCTGGACCAGGCGCTGAAGCCCACCAAGCCCATGCGGTTCCTGGGCGACGAGGAGACCGTGCGCAAGGCCATGGAGGCTGTGGCCGCCCAGGGCAAGGCCAAGTGA
- the DBNL gene encoding drebrin-like protein — MAANLSRNGPALQEAYGRVVNEKSPTDWALFTYEGNSNDIRVAGTGDGGLEEMVEELNSGKVMYAFCRVKDPNSGLPKFVLVNWTGEGVNDVRKGVCANHVSTMASFLKGAHVTINARAEEDVEPECIMQKVARASGANYAFHKESGRFQDAGPQAPVGSVYQKTNAMSEIKRVGKDSFWAKAEKEEENRRLEEKRRAEEERQRLEQERRERELREAALREQRYQEQAGPQRKSEQHEVASRSREGQEPVCQQPPHPREIFKQKERAMSTTSISSPQPGKLRSPFLQRQLTQPETPLSREAAHAPSRPRADPREEPVPSAPPCPAQVEAEAVYEEPPEQETLYEEPPVVQQQDGSSEHVDHYPGLSGKGLCARALYDYQAADETEISFDPENLITGIEVIDEGWWRGYGPDGHFGMFPANYVELIE, encoded by the exons GGCTCTCTTCACCTACGAAGGGAACAGCAATGACATACGTGTGGCCGGCACTGGGG ACGGGGGCCTGGAGGAGATGGTGGAGGAGCTGAACAGCGGGAAGGTGATGTACGCCTTCTGCAGGGTGAAGGACCCCAACTCCGGCCTGCCCAAGTTTGTCCTCGTCAACTGG ACCGGCGAGGGTGTGAATGACGTGCGGAAGGGAGTGTGCGCCAACCACGTCAGCACCATGGCCAGCTTCCTGAAG GGGGCCCATGTGACCATCAACGCCAGGGCCGAGGAGGACGTGGAGCCCGAGTGCATCATGCAGAAGGTGGCCAGGGCCTCGGGTGCCAACTACGCCTTCCACAAGGAGAGCGGCCGCTTCCAGGACGCAGGCCCCCAGGCCCCAGTG GGCTCCGTGTACCAGAAAACTAACGCCATGTCTGAGATCAAAAGGGTCGGCAAAGACAGCTTCTGGGCCAAAGCCGAG aaggaggaggagaaccgGCGGCTGGAGGAGAAGCGGCGGGCGGAGGAGGAGCGGCAGCGGCTGGAGCAGGAGCGGCGGGagcgggagctgcgggaggcCGCCCTCCGCGAGCAGCGCTATCAGGAGCAGGCCGGCCCGCAGAG GAAGAGTGAGCAGCACGAGGTGGCTTCCAGGAGCCGAGAGGGGCAG GAGCCTGTCTGCCAGCAGCCACCACACCCCCGGGAAATTTTCAAGCAGAAGGAGAGGGCCATGTCCACCACATCTATCTCCAGCCCCCAGCCAG GCAAGCTGAGGAGCCCCTTCCTGCAGAGGCAGCTCACCCAGCCGGAGACCCCTCTCAGCAGAGAGGCGGCCCACGCCCCTTCAAGGCCCCGGGCAG ATCCCCGTGAGGAGCCAGTGCCCAGCGCCCCGCCGTGTCCGGCGCAGGTGGAAGCAGAGGCCGTGTACGAGGAGCCCCCAGAGCAGGAGACCCTCTACGAGGAGCCTCCAGTG GTGCAGCAGCAAGATGGCAGCTCCGAGCACGTTGACCACTACCCGGGGCTGAGTGGGAAAGGGCTCTGTGCCCGGGCCCTGTATGACTACCAGGCAG CCGACGAGACCGAGATCTCCTTTGACCCTGAGAACCTGATCACGGGCATCGAGGTGATCGACGAAGGCTGGTGGCGTGGCTATGGGCCCGACGGCCACTTTGGCATGTTCCCTGCTAACTACGTGGAGCTCATTGAGTGA